Proteins encoded within one genomic window of Candidatus Margulisiibacteriota bacterium:
- a CDS encoding TldD/PmbA family protein has protein sequence MLEQKLVQKTLKTALRAGHQFAEVFAEYKTAFSAGLDNGQLERIRSGVDCGCGFRVINGAQTYYGFVNSLRAEDILALAERISALAARSGRKTLADFSRKNYQTAADQKTVGEKIELLRAAEKTARRFSKKICQVTARFGESEQKVFIANTEGVWSTDTRARRRFLVQCVAKQGGDLQTGYEAAGFSGGWGDFALRRAEDLAEIAAARAVLLLSAPQAPAGAMPVVLSGEAGGTMIHEACGHALEADFIYKKTSIFTDTLGAQLFPKCVTIIDDGTLAGLYGTAACDDEGTPARKNILIKAGKVSGFMNDRLHAGLLKHRLSGNGRRESYRYAPLPRMTNTYLAAGADDPAEIIRSVEKGLFVKKLGGGQVDVTNGNFVFEVTEGYLLQDGVIGRPVRGATLVGSGSAVLKSIDRVGNDLRFISGVCGKGQTAPVSDGQPTVRIPNLIVGGQK, from the coding sequence ATGCTGGAACAAAAACTTGTGCAAAAAACTTTAAAAACCGCGCTGCGGGCCGGGCATCAATTTGCCGAAGTGTTTGCGGAATACAAAACGGCTTTTTCGGCCGGCTTGGACAATGGCCAGCTGGAGCGGATCCGTTCCGGTGTGGACTGCGGCTGCGGTTTCCGCGTCATCAACGGCGCGCAGACTTATTATGGTTTTGTTAATTCTCTGCGCGCGGAAGATATTTTGGCTTTGGCTGAAAGGATCAGCGCGCTGGCCGCGCGGTCCGGCCGTAAAACTTTGGCGGATTTTTCGCGGAAAAATTATCAAACCGCGGCAGACCAAAAGACCGTCGGTGAAAAGATCGAGCTGCTCCGCGCCGCGGAAAAAACCGCGCGCCGGTTTTCTAAAAAAATCTGTCAGGTAACGGCGCGCTTTGGCGAAAGCGAACAAAAGGTTTTCATTGCCAATACCGAGGGTGTTTGGAGCACGGACACGCGAGCGCGCCGGAGATTTTTGGTGCAGTGCGTAGCCAAACAGGGCGGCGATCTGCAGACCGGCTATGAGGCGGCGGGTTTCAGCGGCGGCTGGGGAGATTTTGCTTTGCGGCGCGCGGAAGATTTGGCCGAAATCGCCGCCGCGCGGGCGGTATTGCTGCTTTCCGCGCCTCAGGCGCCGGCTGGCGCCATGCCGGTAGTCTTGAGCGGCGAGGCCGGCGGCACGATGATCCATGAAGCCTGTGGCCATGCTCTGGAAGCGGATTTTATCTATAAAAAAACCTCCATATTTACGGACACACTTGGCGCACAATTGTTCCCAAAATGTGTCACGATAATCGATGACGGCACGCTGGCCGGTCTGTACGGCACGGCGGCTTGTGATGATGAAGGCACGCCGGCGCGGAAAAATATTTTGATCAAGGCCGGCAAAGTCAGCGGATTTATGAATGACCGTCTGCACGCTGGTTTGCTGAAACACCGCTTGTCCGGCAACGGCCGCCGCGAATCGTACCGCTACGCGCCCCTGCCGCGTATGACCAACACTTATCTGGCCGCCGGCGCGGATGACCCCGCGGAGATTATCCGCTCGGTGGAGAAAGGCCTTTTTGTCAAAAAACTCGGCGGCGGGCAGGTCGATGTTACCAATGGCAATTTTGTTTTTGAAGTGACCGAAGGCTATTTGCTGCAAGACGGCGTTATCGGCCGGCCAGTGCGCGGCGCGACGCTGGTCGGCAGCGGCAGCGCGGTCTTAAAAAGCATTGATCGGGTCGGCAATGATCTGCGTTTTATTTCCGGCGTTTGCGGCAAAGGCCAGACCGCGCCGGTTTCTGACGGACAGCCGACAGTGCGCATACCAAATTTGATCGTAGGCGGACAAAAATGA
- a CDS encoding TldD/PmbA family protein: MIELQKYLQYARERGADEAEIFLTSGREESAVVRQRTLEKVESAGDRGLAVRVICQKRAGFAYTSALTDADILRAVDMAVVNAGYAARDKLLGLPPPDAGWNRSSQKALRIYSASAAKLSLLELTDWAKRAERAAYEFDSRIFATESAAAFAAAGETRLVNTHGVDARSRRTLCGLSLEIAAKSGAKMEAAYDFQYAVSPAKIAPEKIGRRAAERAVRMLDAVPAQTGRYDLLLTPSVARDFLSVLTELFSAENVLRQKSLFRGKLGRQVASAKITLVDDPRLPALSGSFLYDGEGVPGRKRILIKNGQLRDFFYDGYSARQSGVPYAGNAARASIFSEPVIGASNLYFQAGKLTRPNIIKSIGRGALIENIMGLHTADPVSGEFSFGASGQLIKDGKLAAPVKDMAIAGNLTDLLKSVKACGSDLEFAGHYGSPSIWISSIMVAGK, from the coding sequence ATGATCGAACTGCAAAAGTATTTACAGTATGCCCGGGAGCGCGGCGCGGACGAAGCGGAGATTTTTCTGACCAGCGGCCGCGAAGAGAGCGCGGTCGTGCGGCAGAGGACGCTGGAAAAAGTTGAGTCCGCCGGTGACCGCGGATTGGCGGTCAGGGTTATCTGCCAAAAACGCGCGGGTTTTGCCTATACTTCCGCTTTGACCGACGCGGATATTCTGCGCGCGGTAGACATGGCTGTTGTCAATGCCGGTTATGCCGCGCGGGATAAATTGCTGGGACTGCCGCCGCCGGACGCCGGATGGAACCGTAGCAGTCAGAAAGCGCTGCGGATCTACTCTGCGTCCGCGGCCAAACTGTCTTTGCTGGAATTAACGGACTGGGCGAAACGCGCCGAACGCGCGGCTTATGAATTTGACAGCCGGATTTTTGCCACGGAGTCCGCGGCGGCTTTTGCCGCGGCGGGGGAGACCCGTCTGGTAAACACCCACGGCGTTGACGCGCGCAGCCGCAGAACGCTCTGCGGACTCTCGCTGGAGATCGCCGCGAAGTCCGGCGCAAAAATGGAAGCGGCTTATGATTTTCAGTACGCTGTGTCTCCCGCCAAAATCGCGCCGGAAAAGATCGGCCGCCGCGCCGCTGAACGCGCGGTGCGAATGCTCGATGCTGTGCCCGCGCAAACCGGCCGGTACGATTTGCTTTTAACGCCCTCCGTAGCCCGCGATTTTTTGTCGGTGTTGACCGAACTTTTCAGCGCGGAAAATGTCCTGCGCCAAAAATCGCTTTTCCGCGGCAAATTAGGCCGGCAGGTGGCCTCGGCAAAAATTACGCTTGTCGATGATCCGCGTTTGCCGGCCTTGAGCGGCTCATTCCTCTACGACGGCGAGGGCGTGCCCGGGCGTAAAAGGATTCTCATCAAAAACGGTCAGCTAAGAGATTTTTTTTATGATGGTTATTCCGCGCGCCAAAGCGGCGTGCCATACGCGGGCAATGCCGCGCGCGCCTCGATTTTCAGCGAGCCAGTTATCGGCGCGAGCAATCTTTATTTTCAGGCCGGTAAATTGACCAGACCAAACATCATCAAAAGTATCGGCCGCGGCGCGCTGATCGAAAATATCATGGGGCTGCATACGGCCGATCCGGTGTCCGGCGAGTTTTCTTTCGGCGCGTCCGGGCAGCTCATCAAGGACGGTAAACTGGCCGCGCCGGTCAAAGACATGGCCATCGCCGGCAATCTGACGGATTTATTAAAGTCCGTGAAAGCCTGCGGCAGTGATCTGGAATTCGCAGGTCATTACGGATCACCGAGTATCTGGATCTCCAGTATTATGGTGGCGGGGAAATAA
- a CDS encoding ribonuclease HI family protein, with product MKGRGFVDGGARGNPGPAGAGAVLLGAKPLTISEYLGTATNNVAEYTALILLLRQAAELGYSELEVFADSELMVRQINGQYRVKDEKLRGLYFQAAELIAKLQKFSLTHVPRAQNKEADKLVNEAIDRGR from the coding sequence ATGAAAGGCAGGGGTTTTGTGGACGGCGGCGCGCGGGGCAACCCCGGGCCGGCTGGCGCGGGAGCGGTTTTGCTCGGCGCCAAGCCTCTGACGATCAGCGAATATCTCGGTACGGCCACCAATAATGTCGCGGAATACACGGCGTTGATCCTACTCCTGCGTCAGGCCGCGGAGCTGGGTTACAGTGAGCTGGAGGTTTTTGCCGACAGCGAATTGATGGTACGCCAGATCAACGGCCAGTACAGGGTCAAAGATGAAAAATTGCGCGGTTTGTATTTTCAGGCGGCGGAATTGATCGCCAAACTGCAGAAGTTTTCCCTGACGCATGTGCCGCGCGCGCAGAATAAAGAAGCTGACAAATTAGTAAACGAGGCTATAGACCGTGGTCGCTAG
- a CDS encoding phosphomannomutase, with translation MLNKVITLPIEETETLSWANALKLGDRQNRTSAAEEKAVCQTAIAKIREQMGAQARVSRAPATVEFGTSGWRGRIGEDFTIHNVKKVTRAIIDTMQTAAFLAVNNYSCFAEVQERGLVVFRDNRYLGEEFMAAAIAELHAAGIRTYAAGECPTGIGSAVVTELGAAGSLNFTPSHNPMDYAGLKFNPADGGPAGLEITSLVQGRANEYMQTADFQPAAEIDVTLNEEIFPVYIYLDFLQKSQIIDLAKLKELLLANKDKITLIIDNMHGASRGVFEAIFGEDIISQLDIRFRNTETDYSFHGVKPEPSAANQEPLIAELQRSDKPLTLAAALDPDADRIRFADRNLDIDMNMFSAIALDYAIKRGLLQGVATSVASSGFAAAIARQENLPVESTAVGFKNFRAPLAQQRAAVAFEESDGISFIGHTLEKDGIIGFLVALSAVLESGKNLSALYSELQEKYGYYYPGKSGRTIENISITEWQRLRQAVIENIKTGYKIGSVVMINGEAKKISQILSADGLKFIFEDDSWILLRSSGTETKFRYYYETTGQDNDKILPAYEQAAEQILEQALREVV, from the coding sequence ATGCTGAACAAAGTAATCACTCTCCCGATTGAAGAAACAGAAACATTATCCTGGGCAAACGCGCTAAAACTCGGCGACCGGCAAAACCGCACCAGCGCCGCAGAAGAAAAAGCGGTTTGCCAAACAGCCATCGCCAAAATCCGTGAGCAAATGGGCGCACAGGCGCGCGTCAGCCGCGCGCCGGCTACAGTAGAATTTGGCACTTCCGGCTGGCGCGGGCGCATCGGCGAAGATTTCACCATACATAATGTAAAAAAAGTTACCCGCGCGATAATCGATACAATGCAAACCGCTGCATTTTTGGCGGTCAACAATTATAGCTGTTTTGCCGAGGTGCAGGAACGCGGCCTTGTGGTTTTTCGTGACAATCGTTACCTGGGTGAGGAATTTATGGCCGCGGCCATAGCTGAATTGCACGCGGCCGGCATCAGAACCTACGCTGCCGGAGAATGTCCGACCGGTATCGGCTCGGCTGTCGTTACGGAATTAGGCGCGGCCGGCTCGCTCAATTTCACGCCGTCGCACAATCCGATGGACTACGCGGGTCTGAAATTCAATCCAGCGGACGGCGGGCCGGCCGGACTGGAAATCACCAGCCTTGTTCAAGGCCGCGCCAATGAATATATGCAAACCGCCGATTTTCAACCAGCTGCAGAAATTGACGTGACGCTGAATGAAGAAATTTTTCCCGTCTACATTTATCTGGATTTTCTGCAAAAAAGCCAGATCATTGATCTGGCCAAATTAAAAGAATTGCTCCTGGCTAACAAAGACAAAATCACACTGATCATCGATAACATGCACGGCGCATCACGCGGTGTGTTTGAGGCAATTTTCGGTGAAGACATTATTAGCCAGCTCGACATTCGTTTCCGAAATACGGAGACGGATTATTCTTTTCACGGTGTGAAGCCTGAGCCGTCCGCCGCTAATCAAGAACCGTTGATCGCCGAGCTGCAAAGATCAGACAAGCCGCTGACGCTGGCCGCGGCTCTTGATCCGGACGCCGACCGCATCAGATTTGCTGACCGAAATTTGGACATCGATATGAATATGTTTTCCGCCATAGCGCTGGATTACGCGATCAAGCGGGGCTTGCTCCAGGGCGTCGCCACTTCCGTGGCCAGTTCCGGTTTCGCGGCCGCTATCGCCCGTCAGGAAAACCTGCCTGTCGAGTCAACCGCTGTCGGCTTCAAAAATTTCCGCGCGCCTTTGGCGCAGCAGCGGGCGGCTGTCGCTTTTGAGGAAAGCGACGGCATTAGTTTTATCGGCCATACTCTGGAAAAAGACGGCATTATCGGTTTTCTCGTCGCGCTGTCCGCCGTGCTGGAAAGCGGCAAAAATCTTTCCGCGCTGTACAGCGAGCTGCAGGAAAAATATGGCTATTATTATCCGGGTAAAAGCGGTCGGACTATCGAGAATATTTCTATCACCGAATGGCAGCGGCTCCGTCAGGCTGTTATTGAAAACATCAAGACCGGTTACAAAATTGGTTCTGTCGTTATGATCAACGGCGAAGCGAAAAAGATCAGCCAGATTTTGTCCGCGGACGGCCTAAAATTTATCTTTGAGGACGACAGCTGGATACTGCTGCGCTCTTCCGGCACGGAGACCAAATTTCGTTATTATTATGAGACCACCGGTCAGGACAATGACAAAATCCTGCCCGCTTATGAACAGGCCGCGGAGCAGATCCTCGAACAGGCCCTGCGCGAAGTTGTTTAG
- the secG gene encoding preprotein translocase subunit SecG, whose translation MIFYLVLQQLSAALLIIAVMLHSAKADGIAGIGGQANVYGSAQKEMEKGLDQFTLVTAVSFIVFSLLISWNS comes from the coding sequence ATGATATTTTATTTAGTCTTGCAGCAGCTTTCCGCGGCGCTCTTGATCATCGCCGTGATGCTGCACTCCGCCAAGGCCGACGGCATAGCCGGTATCGGCGGTCAGGCCAATGTTTACGGCAGCGCGCAAAAAGAAATGGAAAAAGGACTCGACCAATTCACGCTGGTCACCGCGGTTTCTTTTATTGTTTTCTCGCTGCTGATTTCCTGGAATTCTTGA
- the rpe gene encoding ribulose-phosphate 3-epimerase, with amino-acid sequence MVIIAPSILSADFAELRKDVALAEKAGAPWLHLDIMDGHFVPNLTFGAAVVAALRPRTKLFFDAHLMIENPEKYLTAFAAAGADLICVHLETLQDPVKVLRQIKALGKKAGLAINPDQNFERLQPYLPELDLALFMSVWPGFAGQKFIAGCLPEITKCRAYITAQSLPVDIEIDGGINRATAPAAIAAGANVLVAGSAIYQAADPAAEIQHFISL; translated from the coding sequence ATGGTGATAATCGCGCCGTCTATTCTCTCCGCGGATTTTGCAGAATTACGCAAGGATGTCGCTCTGGCCGAAAAAGCCGGCGCGCCATGGCTGCATCTCGACATCATGGACGGACATTTTGTCCCCAATCTGACCTTTGGCGCGGCAGTCGTGGCGGCGCTGCGGCCGCGGACAAAACTTTTTTTTGACGCGCACTTAATGATCGAAAATCCTGAAAAATATCTGACAGCTTTTGCCGCGGCGGGCGCCGATTTGATCTGCGTGCATTTGGAAACGCTGCAAGACCCCGTGAAAGTTTTGCGGCAAATAAAAGCGCTGGGCAAAAAAGCCGGTCTGGCTATCAACCCTGACCAAAACTTTGAGCGGCTCCAGCCGTATCTGCCGGAGCTGGATCTGGCGCTTTTCATGTCCGTTTGGCCTGGTTTTGCGGGGCAGAAATTTATCGCCGGTTGCCTGCCGGAAATAACCAAATGCCGCGCTTACATTACTGCCCAGAGCCTGCCGGTGGACATAGAGATAGACGGCGGCATCAACCGCGCCACCGCGCCGGCCGCCATTGCGGCGGGCGCCAATGTGCTGGTCGCCGGTTCGGCCATATACCAGGCCGCTGATCCAGCCGCCGAAATCCAACATTTTATTTCGCTGTAA
- a CDS encoding ABC transporter ATP-binding protein/permease, which translates to MSETKPRRTGLARLWELALRKKALTISACVLSVLSSVISFLPFIAVYYIIRELAAHYADLSALNAAYLLKLGWLAAGGAVAAIALNFGALMCSHLAAFTTLYQLKLDFARHIAALPLGFHTSHSTGQLRKIVDENIEKLETFIAHQLPDLAASSAMPVIALLVLFWFDWRLGLASFAPIALAYFIQAKAFGSKAAQKFIKRYQDSLEEMNTAAVEYVRGIAVVKVFNQTIFSFRKFYETIKNYGRFCLDYTLSFGNYMVLFMLIIGNVYIFLLPVIIWLAGRAADYPQFALSAVFYLIFSVSLATPFTKLLYVSQTGRQIADGIERLDKILDTPPLPETQSPQTTNNYAISFENVTFTYNDNSAALSGVSFTARPGEITALVGPSGGGKSTIAHLIPRFYDAQSGAVKIGGVDIREMTNEYLLSLVSFVFQDVFLFKQSIADNILIGNKNASRVEVIAAAKAAQCHQFIEKLPQGYATVIGAQNIHLSGGEKQRLVLARAVLKNAPILVLDEATAFADPENEHKIQLALEKLMRKKTVIIIAHRLSTVRGADKILTLNRGKIVEEGTHETLIAARGLYSRMWKQSASALDWTLSSGSTGKEQTGV; encoded by the coding sequence ATGTCGGAAACTAAACCCCGCCGGACAGGCCTGGCGCGTTTATGGGAACTGGCTCTGCGGAAAAAGGCGCTGACTATTTCTGCCTGTGTTCTGTCTGTGCTTAGCAGTGTCATTTCTTTCCTGCCGTTCATCGCCGTCTACTATATTATTAGGGAACTGGCGGCGCATTACGCTGATTTGAGCGCGCTTAACGCGGCCTATCTGCTAAAACTTGGCTGGCTGGCGGCAGGAGGCGCGGTGGCCGCTATTGCGCTGAATTTCGGCGCGCTGATGTGCTCGCATCTCGCCGCATTTACCACGCTGTATCAGCTCAAGCTGGATTTCGCCCGCCACATCGCCGCTCTGCCGCTGGGTTTTCACACCAGCCACTCCACCGGCCAGCTACGTAAAATCGTGGATGAAAATATTGAGAAGCTGGAGACATTCATCGCGCATCAACTGCCCGATCTGGCTGCTTCCTCCGCCATGCCCGTTATCGCGCTGCTCGTTCTGTTTTGGTTTGATTGGCGGCTGGGGCTGGCCAGCTTCGCGCCGATCGCGCTGGCTTATTTTATTCAAGCTAAAGCGTTTGGCAGCAAAGCCGCGCAAAAATTTATAAAACGTTATCAGGATTCGCTGGAAGAAATGAATACCGCCGCTGTCGAATATGTGCGCGGCATCGCGGTGGTTAAGGTTTTTAATCAAACGATTTTTTCGTTCCGCAAATTTTACGAGACCATCAAAAACTACGGCCGGTTTTGTCTGGACTACACCCTGTCTTTTGGCAATTATATGGTGCTTTTTATGCTTATTATCGGCAATGTGTATATATTTCTGCTGCCGGTGATCATCTGGCTGGCCGGGCGCGCGGCGGATTACCCGCAGTTCGCGCTTTCCGCGGTGTTTTATCTGATATTTTCGGTGTCGCTGGCCACGCCTTTTACCAAGCTCCTGTACGTGTCGCAGACCGGGCGGCAGATCGCGGACGGCATTGAACGCCTGGACAAAATCCTGGACACCCCGCCGCTGCCGGAAACGCAGTCTCCGCAAACCACCAACAATTACGCGATAAGTTTTGAGAATGTCACTTTCACTTACAACGACAATTCCGCCGCTTTGTCCGGCGTCAGTTTTACGGCCAGACCGGGTGAGATAACCGCGCTGGTCGGGCCGTCCGGTGGCGGCAAAAGCACGATAGCGCATCTGATCCCCCGCTTTTACGACGCGCAGTCCGGCGCGGTCAAGATCGGCGGCGTAGACATTCGGGAGATGACCAATGAATATTTGCTGAGTCTGGTCAGCTTTGTTTTTCAGGACGTGTTTTTGTTCAAGCAGAGCATCGCGGACAATATTTTGATCGGCAATAAAAACGCTTCCCGCGTGGAAGTGATCGCCGCCGCTAAAGCCGCCCAGTGCCACCAGTTTATCGAAAAACTGCCGCAAGGCTACGCCACGGTGATCGGCGCGCAAAACATTCATCTGTCCGGCGGAGAAAAACAGCGTCTCGTGCTGGCGCGGGCTGTGCTCAAGAACGCGCCAATACTGGTGCTGGACGAGGCCACAGCTTTTGCCGATCCGGAAAATGAGCACAAGATACAGCTGGCTCTGGAAAAACTAATGCGGAAAAAGACCGTGATCATCATCGCCCACCGCCTCTCCACCGTGCGCGGCGCGGATAAAATACTGACTCTCAACCGGGGAAAAATAGTTGAAGAAGGGACGCATGAAACACTGATCGCCGCGCGGGGGCTTTACAGCCGAATGTGGAAACAATCTGCCAGCGCGTTGGATTGGACACTGTCCTCTGGCAGCACAGGAAAGGAGCAGACCGGTGTTTAA
- the gpmI gene encoding 2,3-bisphosphoglycerate-independent phosphoglycerate mutase, with protein sequence MSTKLMLVILDGWGINHNKTESAIEAADTPNMDKYWRDYPHTTLRTDGEAVGLPDGQMGNSEVGHLNLGAGRVVYQELTRISKAIRDGDFFQNKELLAAAENCRKNNSALHLMGLFSDGGVHSHLEHLYGLLELAKRSGLNKVFVHAFLDGRDVPPRSAKEFFTQFAKRSKEIGVGQIATITGRYYAMDRDNRWERVRQAYEMLTELKGYAAADAQSALDAAYARDENDEFVKPTIVSGAEPVRDGDAVVFFNFRPDRAREITRAFVDQDFQGFARQLWPQTHFVCLTLYDETIAAPVAFAKEAITNCLAEILSKRGLKQLHTAETEKYAHVTFFFNGGREEPYPGEDRILVASPKVATYDLQPEMSAPEVTDKAEAAVKSGKYEAVILNFANSDMVGHTGVFAAAQKAVEAVDKCVGRLVAAVREQGGELLITADHGNSDQMLRDGKVWTAHSLNPVPLIYVTDKKNLTLLSGGALADIAPTMLKILGIPQPPEFTGRSLLA encoded by the coding sequence ATGAGTACTAAATTAATGCTGGTTATACTTGACGGCTGGGGGATCAACCACAACAAAACCGAGAGCGCGATCGAAGCGGCTGACACGCCGAATATGGATAAATACTGGCGGGACTATCCGCACACGACACTGCGCACGGACGGCGAGGCGGTCGGCCTGCCGGACGGACAAATGGGCAATTCCGAAGTCGGGCACTTGAATCTTGGCGCGGGGCGTGTTGTTTATCAAGAGCTGACCCGGATTTCCAAAGCGATCCGCGACGGAGATTTTTTTCAAAACAAGGAATTGCTGGCGGCGGCGGAAAATTGCCGCAAAAATAATTCCGCGCTGCATTTAATGGGCTTATTTTCCGACGGCGGTGTACATTCGCATCTGGAGCATTTATACGGTCTGCTGGAGCTGGCCAAACGCAGCGGTTTAAATAAAGTTTTTGTACACGCTTTTCTAGACGGCCGCGATGTGCCGCCGCGTTCGGCCAAAGAGTTTTTCACGCAATTTGCCAAAAGGTCTAAAGAAATCGGCGTCGGCCAGATAGCGACGATCACCGGACGTTACTACGCGATGGATAGAGACAACCGCTGGGAGCGGGTGCGGCAGGCTTACGAGATGCTCACCGAATTAAAAGGTTACGCGGCGGCAGACGCTCAGTCCGCCCTGGACGCCGCTTACGCGCGCGACGAAAACGACGAGTTCGTCAAACCAACGATCGTCTCCGGAGCCGAGCCTGTCCGGGACGGCGATGCTGTGGTGTTTTTCAACTTCCGCCCCGACCGCGCGCGCGAGATCACCCGCGCTTTTGTCGATCAGGATTTTCAGGGTTTTGCGCGCCAGCTCTGGCCGCAGACGCATTTTGTCTGCCTGACCCTGTATGACGAGACTATTGCCGCGCCGGTCGCTTTTGCCAAAGAAGCAATTACAAATTGTCTGGCCGAAATTTTGAGCAAGCGGGGCTTAAAGCAGCTGCACACTGCCGAGACGGAAAAATACGCGCATGTGACTTTTTTCTTTAACGGCGGACGGGAAGAGCCGTATCCTGGCGAAGACCGGATACTTGTCGCTTCGCCCAAAGTAGCGACATATGATCTACAGCCGGAAATGTCCGCGCCTGAAGTGACCGACAAAGCGGAGGCGGCGGTCAAGTCCGGCAAATATGAGGCGGTCATTTTGAATTTTGCCAATTCCGATATGGTCGGGCATACCGGCGTTTTTGCCGCCGCGCAAAAAGCGGTCGAGGCTGTGGACAAATGCGTGGGACGTCTGGTCGCCGCGGTGCGGGAACAGGGCGGAGAATTATTGATTACCGCGGATCATGGCAACTCTGACCAGATGCTGCGGGACGGTAAGGTTTGGACAGCCCATTCACTGAATCCCGTGCCGCTTATTTACGTGACGGACAAGAAAAACCTGACGCTGCTCTCCGGCGGAGCGCTTGCCGATATCGCGCCGACTATGTTAAAAATACTGGGTATACCGCAGCCTCCAGAATTTACCGGAAGGAGTTTACTGGCATGA
- a CDS encoding ABC transporter ATP-binding protein/permease, whose translation MFKIKELLGLSDAGYRDFRRGVLACVLTNLLLLLSFAVIIQTIITLLEPLLNGEPLNILKLWLLLGAGLAAGILYFFAYHNEYHKTYTVSYSESEKIRLEVAEHLRRLPLSFFNHKDLAELTTNIMADCTTIEHVMSHVLPGLSADIIAAALACGALALYDWRMALALFAALPLSLGLILGGRKIQTVFGERSVQAKLNVSEQVQEYLDGIKVIKAFGLSGEKSKALETALRSMAREAFKFEWISGACIVLSMMILQVGLGLVTLIGTLLLTGGSLDVIKLLIFIIISARIYSPLIVVLTLLPELFYFLISTRRMQALRREPLLTGAEDIVLPDYNIEFKEVCFAYNNQDVLKNVNLKIPQNGVTALVGPSGSGKTTIARLIARFWDVRSGEILIGGQNIRGIEPERLLNYMSFVFQDVILFNDTALGNIRIGRQNASDAQVRAAAKMARCDEFIRALPQGYATILGENGCTLSGGERQRLSIARALLKDAPIVLLDEATASLDPENETQIQAAISELVKGRTVIVIAHRLRTVLGADKIAVFDNGRLVEAGSASELLAKNKLFARLYKLQQESLGWTVKR comes from the coding sequence GTGTTTAAAATCAAAGAACTGCTGGGCCTGTCGGACGCCGGATACCGCGATTTTCGGCGCGGCGTGCTGGCCTGCGTTTTGACCAATTTGCTACTTTTGCTCTCTTTTGCGGTAATTATTCAAACGATCATTACCTTGCTGGAGCCGCTGCTAAACGGAGAGCCGTTAAATATCTTGAAACTGTGGCTGCTGCTGGGCGCGGGACTGGCGGCAGGTATTTTATATTTTTTCGCCTACCACAATGAATACCATAAGACTTACACGGTGTCCTACAGCGAGTCAGAAAAAATCCGGCTGGAAGTGGCGGAACATCTCCGCCGTCTGCCGTTAAGTTTTTTCAATCATAAAGATCTGGCCGAACTGACCACCAATATTATGGCCGACTGCACCACTATCGAACATGTCATGAGCCATGTTCTGCCCGGTTTGAGCGCGGACATTATTGCGGCGGCGCTGGCCTGCGGCGCGCTAGCTTTGTACGACTGGCGTATGGCTCTGGCTTTATTCGCCGCGCTGCCTCTGTCACTGGGGCTTATTCTGGGCGGGCGGAAAATACAGACTGTCTTCGGTGAACGCAGTGTACAGGCCAAATTAAATGTCTCCGAGCAAGTGCAAGAATATCTGGACGGCATCAAGGTGATCAAAGCCTTTGGTCTGTCCGGTGAAAAATCTAAAGCGCTGGAAACGGCTTTGCGCTCCATGGCGCGGGAAGCGTTCAAATTTGAATGGATCAGCGGCGCTTGCATTGTGCTGTCCATGATGATCCTGCAAGTGGGGCTTGGTCTGGTAACGCTGATCGGCACGCTGCTTTTGACCGGCGGCAGCCTGGATGTCATTAAACTGCTGATCTTTATTATCATCAGCGCGCGTATCTATTCGCCGCTAATCGTTGTCCTAACGCTGCTGCCGGAACTTTTTTATTTTCTGATTTCCACGCGGCGGATGCAGGCTCTGCGCCGCGAGCCGCTGCTGACTGGCGCGGAAGACATTGTTTTGCCGGATTATAATATTGAGTTTAAAGAAGTTTGCTTTGCTTACAATAATCAAGATGTGCTCAAAAACGTGAACTTAAAAATCCCGCAGAACGGCGTCACCGCGCTGGTCGGGCCATCCGGCAGCGGCAAGACCACGATCGCACGCCTGATCGCCCGTTTCTGGGATGTGCGTTCGGGCGAGATACTGATCGGCGGACAGAATATCCGCGGCATTGAGCCGGAGCGTTTATTGAATTACATGAGTTTTGTTTTTCAAGATGTGATACTGTTTAACGACACGGCGCTGGGCAATATCCGCATCGGCAGACAGAACGCTTCGGACGCTCAGGTGCGCGCAGCGGCGAAAATGGCGCGCTGCGACGAATTTATTCGCGCTCTGCCGCAGGGTTACGCGACTATTCTCGGCGAGAATGGCTGCACGCTCTCCGGCGGCGAACGCCAGCGCCTCTCGATCGCCCGCGCGCTATTGAAAGACGCGCCGATCGTCCTGCTGGACGAAGCCACCGCCAGTCTGGATCCGGAGAACGAAACACAGATCCAGGCGGCCATTTCGGAATTGGTCAAAGGCCGAACGGTCATTGTCATCGCGCACAGGCTGCGCACTGTGCTAGGCGCGGATAAAATAGCAGTGTTCGACAATGGTAGATTAGTGGAAGCAGGCTCTGCCTCTGAACTGTTGGCCAAAAACAAACTCTTCGCGCGCCTGTACAAGCTACAGCAGGAAAGTCTGGGCTGGACGGTGAAGCGTTGA